In a single window of the Actinomycetota bacterium genome:
- a CDS encoding polysaccharide deacetylase family protein, translated as MAITADAGSDYGYTDEILDILSAKGVAASFGITGEWASAHPGAVRRMAAEGHHVINHTYSHPSLTGVSASPALTDPTGRAYELAAADLTLAPLIGHTTKPFWRPPYGDIDDSVLADVGAAGYPWTVMWTIDSLGWNGLPADQIVTRVLDRVEPGAILMFHVGSASQDVAALGTIIDSLRAQGYSFTTVAAALD; from the coding sequence GTGGCGATCACCGCCGACGCGGGCTCCGACTACGGCTACACCGACGAGATCCTCGACATCCTCTCCGCGAAGGGCGTCGCGGCATCGTTCGGCATCACCGGCGAATGGGCGAGCGCGCATCCCGGCGCGGTGCGGAGGATGGCCGCCGAGGGCCACCACGTGATCAACCACACGTACTCCCACCCGTCTCTCACCGGCGTCTCGGCGTCGCCGGCGCTGACCGACCCGACCGGACGTGCCTACGAGCTCGCCGCCGCCGATCTCACGCTCGCCCCGCTGATCGGGCACACGACCAAGCCGTTCTGGCGCCCTCCGTACGGCGACATCGACGATTCGGTGCTCGCCGACGTCGGCGCGGCGGGCTACCCGTGGACGGTGATGTGGACGATCGACTCGCTCGGCTGGAACGGGCTGCCCGCCGACCAGATCGTCACCCGCGTCCTCGACAGGGTCGAGCCGGGCGCGATCCTGATGTTCCACGTCGGCTCCGCCTCGCAGGACGTCGCCGCGCTGGGCACGATCATCGACTCGCTGCGCGCGCAGGGTTACAGCTTCACCACCGTCGCCGCCGCGCTCGACTGA
- a CDS encoding proline--tRNA ligase: MSRLFLRTLREDPADAEVRSHRLLVRAGYIRRAAPGGFTWLPLGWRTLCKVEAVVRAEMDAADFQEVHFPALLPREPYETTNRWTEYGPNLFRLRDRRGADFLLAPTHEEMFTLLVKDLYSSYKDLPLRIYQIQTKFRDEARPRAGLLRGREFVMKDSYSFDVDDAGLQQSYDAHRVAYQRTFDRLGLPYVIVSAMSGAMGGSASEEFLAPLDVGEDSFVRCTACDYAANTEAVEVRLQKETSDDAPPAARVVDTPDTPTIATLVDLLNTRADLSRDDRQWTAADTLKNVVVMLRHPDGSREPLAIGLPGDREVDVKRLEAKVAPAEPAPFSDEDFASHPSLVKGYIGPGALGSSASSGIRYLLDPRVMPGTSWVTGADDPGRHVTGLVAGRDFAADGVIDVAEVHDGDPCPRCASGLEIARGIEIGHIFQLGRKYADALGLNVLDQHGKQVVVTMGSYGIGVSRCVAAIAEATADDLGLCWPRSVAPADVHIVSTSKGGDEVAGFAEKLAAELSGAGLVVLLDDRSGVSPGVKFKDAELLGMPTIVVVGKGLADGVVEVRDRASSTRADVPVDAAAATIIDTCRA; encoded by the coding sequence ATGTCCAGGCTGTTCTTGCGCACCCTGCGGGAAGATCCAGCCGACGCCGAGGTCCGCAGCCACCGGTTGCTGGTGCGTGCCGGATACATCCGCCGCGCCGCCCCCGGAGGGTTCACCTGGCTGCCCCTCGGGTGGCGCACCTTGTGCAAGGTCGAGGCGGTGGTACGCGCCGAGATGGATGCCGCCGACTTCCAAGAGGTCCACTTCCCCGCACTGTTGCCCCGCGAGCCCTACGAGACGACGAACCGCTGGACCGAGTACGGGCCGAACCTGTTCCGCCTGCGCGATCGGCGCGGTGCCGACTTCCTGCTCGCTCCGACCCACGAGGAGATGTTCACCCTGCTCGTGAAGGACCTCTACTCCTCGTACAAGGACCTGCCCCTGCGGATCTACCAGATCCAGACGAAGTTCCGCGACGAGGCCAGGCCGCGCGCCGGGCTGCTGCGGGGCCGCGAGTTCGTGATGAAGGACTCCTACAGCTTCGACGTCGACGACGCCGGCCTGCAGCAGTCCTACGACGCGCACCGCGTCGCGTACCAGCGCACGTTCGACCGCCTCGGCCTGCCCTACGTGATCGTGTCGGCGATGTCGGGCGCGATGGGTGGGTCGGCCAGCGAGGAGTTCCTCGCCCCGCTCGACGTCGGTGAGGACTCCTTCGTGCGCTGCACTGCGTGTGACTACGCGGCCAACACCGAAGCGGTCGAGGTGCGCCTGCAGAAGGAGACGTCCGACGACGCGCCGCCGGCGGCACGCGTCGTCGACACTCCCGACACACCGACCATCGCCACGCTCGTCGACCTGTTGAACACCCGCGCCGACCTCTCCCGTGACGACCGCCAGTGGACGGCGGCGGACACGCTGAAGAACGTCGTCGTCATGCTGCGCCACCCCGACGGCAGCCGGGAACCGCTGGCCATCGGCCTGCCCGGCGACCGCGAGGTGGACGTGAAACGGCTCGAGGCCAAGGTGGCCCCGGCCGAGCCTGCGCCGTTCAGCGACGAGGACTTCGCCAGCCACCCGAGCCTGGTCAAGGGCTACATCGGCCCCGGCGCCCTCGGCAGCAGTGCGTCGAGTGGCATCCGCTACCTGCTCGACCCGCGGGTGATGCCCGGGACGAGCTGGGTCACCGGAGCCGACGATCCCGGTCGCCACGTCACCGGCCTCGTCGCCGGGCGCGACTTCGCGGCCGACGGGGTGATCGACGTCGCCGAGGTGCACGACGGCGATCCCTGCCCGCGTTGTGCCTCCGGGCTCGAGATCGCCCGCGGGATCGAGATCGGCCACATCTTCCAGCTCGGGCGCAAGTACGCCGACGCCCTCGGGTTGAACGTGCTCGACCAGCACGGCAAGCAGGTGGTGGTGACGATGGGCTCCTACGGGATCGGGGTCAGCCGCTGCGTCGCGGCCATCGCCGAGGCCACCGCCGACGATCTCGGCCTGTGCTGGCCGCGATCGGTCGCGCCCGCCGACGTGCACATCGTCTCCACCAGCAAGGGTGGCGACGAGGTGGCCGGCTTCGCCGAGAAGCTCGCCGCCGAACTGAGCGGGGCAGGGCTGGTCGTGCTGCTCGACGACCGCTCGGGGGTGTCGCCGGGAGTGAAGTTCAAAGACGCCGAACTGCTCGGCATGCCGACGATCGTCGTCGTCGGCAAGGGGCTTGCGGACGGTGTCGTCGAAGTGCGCGACCGGGCCAGCTCGACGCGCGCCGACGTGCCGGTCGACGCCGCCGCGGCGACGATCATCGACACGTGCCGGGCCTAG
- a CDS encoding phosphatidate cytidylyltransferase, with translation MSDDVWRRGRSSEDDPGDEFGRGLFEDDEPTEQVPETEGPPLSFGDGTGDLPHWTEPPTGEVPRLFEREAEEAPSGADHSDDLDVWSSFNSSGPAWRDDDDEDTTLDGVDYEGAPEQFESTDAPRREPTRISIGTGLEEPSGRPMPRQRGGRQPRGPRPDATRGQRAEGPGAGGRRGPTRSGTGTRGRDMPTAVAVGLIIAAAFIAALLWKPVAVLAIVVLVCGLGAVEYFDRVSERGYQPANVVGIVGCLAAPLVAYWVGDGGLPLVLAFALLAGATTFVGAAGLDSSPLPNLAVTMLGVTWIGLLGSFAALILGLSNVAGLDNVGTDTLFIVALGIVVNDIGALFIGSAAGKTALRPWISPNKSVEGLIGGTVATLVAVWVVSLQSDTWNDLPEVLLLGLVIAVLAPLGDLTESMFKRNLEVKDFGTIVRGHGGVLDRFDGFLFVLPGAYYLLMALEPWAS, from the coding sequence ATGAGCGACGACGTTTGGCGTCGGGGGCGATCGAGCGAGGACGATCCAGGCGACGAGTTCGGCCGGGGGCTGTTCGAGGACGACGAGCCGACGGAGCAGGTACCAGAGACCGAGGGTCCGCCGCTTTCGTTCGGCGACGGCACGGGCGACCTTCCCCATTGGACCGAGCCGCCGACGGGAGAGGTGCCGCGCCTCTTCGAACGTGAGGCAGAAGAGGCGCCCTCGGGTGCCGACCACAGCGACGACCTCGACGTGTGGTCGTCGTTCAACTCGTCGGGGCCGGCGTGGCGCGACGACGACGACGAGGACACGACGCTCGACGGGGTCGACTACGAAGGCGCCCCGGAGCAGTTCGAGTCGACCGACGCCCCGCGCCGGGAGCCGACCCGGATCTCGATCGGCACCGGCCTCGAAGAGCCGTCGGGACGCCCGATGCCGCGCCAGCGAGGTGGCCGCCAGCCACGCGGGCCACGTCCGGACGCGACCCGCGGCCAGCGCGCCGAAGGGCCCGGCGCTGGTGGGCGCCGGGGACCGACCAGGTCGGGCACGGGAACGCGAGGTCGTGACATGCCGACCGCGGTCGCCGTCGGGCTGATCATCGCCGCCGCGTTCATCGCCGCGCTGTTGTGGAAGCCCGTGGCCGTGCTCGCGATCGTCGTCTTAGTGTGCGGTCTCGGTGCGGTCGAGTACTTCGACCGCGTGTCCGAGCGCGGCTACCAGCCGGCCAATGTCGTCGGCATCGTCGGATGCCTGGCCGCGCCGCTCGTCGCGTACTGGGTCGGCGACGGCGGCTTGCCGCTGGTGCTCGCGTTCGCGTTGCTCGCCGGGGCCACCACATTCGTCGGGGCTGCCGGCCTCGACTCGTCTCCGCTGCCGAACCTGGCCGTCACCATGCTCGGCGTCACGTGGATCGGCCTGCTCGGCAGCTTCGCGGCGCTGATCCTCGGCCTCTCCAACGTGGCCGGCCTCGACAACGTCGGCACCGACACGCTGTTCATCGTCGCCCTCGGGATCGTGGTGAACGACATCGGCGCACTGTTCATCGGCTCTGCTGCAGGCAAGACCGCACTGCGCCCGTGGATCAGCCCCAACAAGTCCGTCGAGGGCCTGATCGGGGGCACCGTCGCCACCCTCGTCGCGGTCTGGGTGGTCAGCCTGCAGAGCGACACGTGGAACGACCTGCCCGAGGTGCTGCTGCTCGGCCTCGTCATCGCGGTGCTCGCCCCACTCGGCGACCTCACCGAGAGCATGTTCAAGCGCAACCTCGAGGTGAAGGACTTCGGCACCATCGTGCGCGGCCACGGCGGCGTGCTCGACCGCTTCGACGGGTTCTTGTTCGTGCTGCCCGGCGCCTACTACCTGCTGATGGCGCTCGAGCCCTGGGCCTCGTAG
- a CDS encoding 1-deoxy-D-xylulose-5-phosphate reductoisomerase, which produces MRVAIAGCTGSIGTQTLEVLRAERAGFELVGLGAASSVEQLVAQAREFRPSVVAVADADRRAEVAAALPFARVVGDLCELVDGADVVVNAVVGFAGLPVTLATLRAGKRLALANKESLIAAGPVVRPLRDTPGAEIVPVDSEHCAVHQCLRATVRPGVELSRIVLTASGGPFRGRTSAELADVTVDEALDHPTWNMGPKITVDSSTLMNKGLEVIEAHELFGADYSQIEVVVHPQSVVHSMVEFTDGCTMAQLSLPDMRLPIGYALAYPDRISTPFGRIAWERLGRLDFQPPDLATFRCLGLAYEAGRTGGTAPAFLSAANEVAVEAFLAGRIRWPQIAEIVEAAMQKHVAMADTGLGSEDIVAADADGRREATRALPR; this is translated from the coding sequence GTGCGCGTCGCCATCGCCGGGTGCACCGGGTCGATCGGCACCCAGACCCTCGAGGTGCTGCGCGCCGAGCGCGCCGGATTCGAGCTGGTGGGTCTCGGCGCCGCCAGCTCGGTAGAGCAGCTCGTCGCCCAAGCGCGCGAGTTCCGCCCTTCCGTCGTCGCCGTCGCCGATGCCGACCGCCGTGCGGAGGTGGCCGCGGCACTGCCGTTCGCCCGCGTCGTCGGCGACCTCTGCGAGCTCGTCGACGGGGCCGACGTGGTCGTCAACGCCGTCGTCGGCTTCGCCGGCCTGCCGGTGACGCTCGCCACGCTGCGCGCCGGCAAGCGCCTGGCGCTCGCCAACAAGGAGAGCCTCATCGCCGCCGGGCCGGTGGTTCGCCCGCTACGGGACACGCCGGGGGCCGAGATCGTGCCCGTCGACAGCGAGCACTGCGCGGTCCACCAGTGCCTCCGGGCGACGGTGCGCCCGGGAGTCGAGTTGAGCCGGATCGTCCTGACGGCGAGCGGCGGCCCGTTCCGCGGCCGCACCTCGGCCGAGCTGGCCGACGTCACCGTCGACGAGGCGCTCGACCACCCCACGTGGAACATGGGTCCGAAGATCACCGTCGACTCCTCGACCCTCATGAACAAGGGCCTCGAGGTGATCGAGGCGCACGAGCTCTTCGGCGCCGACTACTCGCAGATCGAGGTGGTCGTGCACCCCCAGTCGGTGGTGCACTCGATGGTCGAGTTCACCGACGGATGCACGATGGCCCAGCTCAGCCTGCCCGACATGCGCCTGCCGATCGGGTACGCGCTCGCGTATCCGGATCGGATCTCGACGCCGTTCGGACGCATCGCATGGGAGCGGCTCGGCAGGCTCGACTTCCAGCCGCCCGACCTGGCCACGTTCCGTTGCCTCGGGCTCGCCTACGAGGCCGGTCGCACCGGGGGCACGGCGCCGGCCTTCCTGTCGGCGGCGAACGAGGTGGCGGTCGAGGCGTTCCTCGCCGGGCGCATCCGGTGGCCCCAGATCGCAGAAATCGTCGAGGCCGCGATGCAGAAACACGTCGCCATGGCCGATACTGGTCTCGGCTCAGAAGACATAGTCGCTGCCGACGCCGATGGGCGCCGGGAAGCGACCCGAGCCCTCCCACGATGA
- a CDS encoding UMP kinase, with protein sequence MAAASSEGDGTVGTRARWTRVVLKLSGEALAGSGGFGLDAAMLTRMAGEIREVRSTLGVDVCIVVGGGNFWRGLQGSGQGMDLAQADYMGMIATVMNGLALQDALERVGQHSRVMTAVEMPKVAEPYIRRRAERHLEKGRVVILAGGTGNPFFTTDTAAALRAAEIDAQAILKGTHSGVDGVYTADPKLDPTATRYEAISYLDVIAKDLKVMDSTAIAFCRDHKIPIVVFDVSKPGNIRSVLEGQRVGTLVG encoded by the coding sequence ATGGCAGCCGCCTCGTCCGAAGGTGACGGCACCGTCGGCACCAGGGCCCGCTGGACCCGGGTGGTACTGAAGCTGTCGGGCGAGGCGCTGGCCGGCTCGGGCGGGTTCGGCCTCGACGCCGCGATGCTGACCAGGATGGCGGGCGAGATCCGCGAGGTTCGGTCGACGCTCGGCGTCGACGTGTGCATCGTCGTCGGCGGGGGCAACTTCTGGCGTGGCCTCCAGGGCTCTGGCCAGGGGATGGACCTCGCCCAGGCGGACTACATGGGGATGATCGCCACGGTGATGAACGGCCTCGCGCTGCAGGACGCGCTGGAACGGGTCGGCCAGCACAGCCGGGTGATGACCGCGGTCGAGATGCCCAAGGTCGCCGAGCCCTACATCAGGCGCCGCGCCGAGCGCCACTTGGAGAAGGGGCGTGTGGTGATCCTCGCCGGCGGCACCGGCAACCCCTTCTTCACCACCGACACCGCCGCCGCCCTGCGGGCCGCAGAGATCGACGCCCAGGCGATCCTGAAGGGCACGCACTCGGGGGTGGACGGGGTGTACACCGCCGACCCCAAGCTCGACCCCACGGCCACGAGATACGAGGCGATCTCCTACCTCGACGTGATCGCGAAGGACCTGAAGGTGATGGACTCGACCGCCATCGCGTTCTGCCGCGACCACAAGATCCCGATCGTCGTCTTCGACGTGAGCAAGCCCGGCAACATCCGGTCCGTCCTGGAGGGTCAGCGCGTCGGTACGCTGGTCGGGTGA
- a CDS encoding site-2 protease family protein: MSDTKPLPPPGQLPPPSGPPNRSTGAYEKFRSEMVAGGATEETATVPARDGIVGILVIVGLLVWLGVTNIWMLVLVIGLLVSVLLHEVGHFVTARAAGMKCTQFFLGLGPKLWSFRRGEVEYGLRAIPLGAFVRIVGMNNLDDVDPADEDRTYRSKSYPWRMLVITAGSIMHMLIAVTLLFGVYASAGRLEDTGRVRVEATTEGSPAELAGLQAGDVVLAIEGTAVSSRAELVEEITSFDPGDEVTFTYERDGVTNEATTVLVQHPQVTDEDLAYLGVASDSLAYVDQSLGQALVHSVGDLVEGSVRSVEGMVKVLNPVNQWQHLTGQRDDLATRPTTVVGVTQVAGDIGGLDGLKGVLALLAGVNVFVGLFNMLPLLPFDGGHAAIATYERLRSRGGRRYYADVSKMMPVVVGVISLLAFLMFTGLYLDITQPL; encoded by the coding sequence ATGAGCGACACAAAGCCACTGCCGCCCCCCGGACAGCTCCCTCCGCCGTCTGGGCCGCCGAACCGCTCGACGGGCGCGTACGAGAAGTTCCGTAGCGAGATGGTGGCCGGTGGTGCCACCGAGGAGACCGCGACGGTCCCCGCCCGCGACGGCATCGTCGGAATCCTCGTCATCGTCGGGCTGCTCGTGTGGCTCGGTGTGACCAACATCTGGATGCTCGTCCTCGTGATCGGGCTGCTCGTGTCGGTGCTCTTGCACGAGGTCGGCCACTTCGTGACGGCGCGCGCCGCCGGCATGAAGTGCACCCAGTTCTTCCTCGGCCTCGGCCCCAAGCTGTGGAGCTTCCGGCGTGGCGAGGTGGAGTACGGGCTGCGCGCCATCCCCCTCGGCGCGTTCGTGCGCATCGTCGGCATGAACAACCTGGACGACGTCGACCCCGCCGACGAGGACCGCACCTATCGCTCCAAGTCGTACCCCTGGCGGATGCTCGTCATCACTGCCGGCTCGATCATGCACATGCTGATCGCCGTCACGCTGCTGTTCGGCGTGTACGCCAGCGCCGGGCGGCTGGAGGACACAGGGCGGGTGCGGGTGGAAGCCACCACGGAGGGCAGCCCCGCCGAGCTCGCCGGATTGCAGGCCGGTGACGTCGTCCTCGCCATAGAGGGAACGGCCGTGTCGTCGCGAGCCGAGCTCGTCGAGGAGATCACGTCGTTCGACCCGGGCGACGAGGTGACGTTCACGTACGAGCGTGACGGCGTCACCAACGAGGCGACGACCGTGCTCGTCCAACACCCGCAGGTGACCGACGAGGACCTCGCCTATCTCGGGGTGGCGAGCGACAGCCTCGCGTACGTCGACCAGTCCCTCGGCCAGGCCCTCGTGCACAGCGTCGGCGACCTCGTCGAAGGTTCGGTGCGCTCGGTGGAGGGCATGGTGAAGGTGCTCAACCCGGTCAACCAGTGGCAGCACCTCACCGGCCAGCGTGACGACCTCGCTACGCGGCCGACCACGGTGGTCGGGGTGACGCAGGTGGCGGGCGACATCGGTGGCCTCGACGGGCTGAAGGGTGTGCTCGCCCTGCTCGCCGGTGTCAACGTCTTCGTCGGGTTGTTCAACATGTTGCCGCTGCTGCCCTTCGACGGCGGCCACGCGGCGATCGCCACCTACGAGCGCCTGCGCAGCCGGGGCGGTCGGCGCTACTACGCCGACGTGTCGAAGATGATGCCCGTCGTCGTCGGGGTGATCTCGCTGCTCGCGTTCTTGATGTTCACCGGGCTCTATCTGGACATCACCCAGCCGCTGTAG
- the frr gene encoding ribosome recycling factor: protein MIEETLLEAIDKMDKAVEHVSSQFTTVRTGRASPALVEKLLVDYYGSDVPLQQLAGFQVPEARQLLVKPHDRASLNAIEKAIRDSDLGINPSNDGAVIRLNFPSLTEERRKEYVKVVKHMAEEGRVAVRNIRRDARKHLETAEKAGQMSADDLERAEKELEKITHEHVEHIDHALHRKETELLEV, encoded by the coding sequence GTGATCGAAGAGACCCTCCTCGAGGCCATCGACAAGATGGACAAGGCGGTCGAGCACGTGTCGAGCCAGTTCACGACCGTGCGCACGGGTCGAGCTTCGCCCGCGCTGGTCGAGAAGCTGCTCGTCGACTACTACGGTTCCGATGTGCCGCTGCAGCAGCTAGCCGGGTTCCAGGTTCCCGAGGCACGCCAGCTGCTCGTCAAGCCCCACGACCGGGCCTCGCTGAACGCGATCGAGAAGGCCATCCGAGACTCCGATCTCGGCATCAACCCCTCCAACGACGGCGCCGTGATCCGGCTCAACTTCCCCTCGCTCACCGAGGAGCGCCGCAAGGAGTACGTGAAGGTCGTGAAGCACATGGCCGAAGAGGGCCGGGTGGCGGTGCGCAACATCCGTCGCGATGCCCGCAAGCATCTCGAGACGGCCGAGAAGGCCGGCCAGATGTCGGCCGACGACTTGGAGCGGGCGGAGAAGGAACTGGAAAAGATCACACACGAGCATGTGGAGCACATCGATCATGCCCTCCACCGCAAGGAAACCGAGCTGCTCGAGGTCTGA
- the manA gene encoding mannose-6-phosphate isomerase, class I, which produces MRHVRGVVQHYDWGDPTALAELTGVEPDGTPWAEIWFGTHSAGPATVVERGQRDRPLAEVAGALPYMLKLLAAREPLSLQTHPTAQQAEAGFAREQSQGVPVSSAHRIYKDPFAKPELLCALTPFEVLCGFRPLDEIHDLFAALGPAAAELTGHFAGGDTAAGLRWLFEDCATIEPVVDACRRSDDAACRWVTRLADRHPDDHAALAPLLLNHLVLQPGEAVYLGPGNLHTYLHGTGVEVLGASDNVVRGGLTTKHVDVHELLEIVDTTPLTDPIVRPSAVTTDLWRYGTDKAAPFIVYAQHVRGESVVHARGRELVLCALGRTDLLGPGQVCFLAPGEELTLVGTATLFRVSGT; this is translated from the coding sequence GTGCGCCACGTCCGGGGAGTCGTCCAGCACTACGACTGGGGCGACCCGACCGCGCTCGCCGAGCTGACCGGGGTCGAGCCCGACGGCACGCCGTGGGCCGAGATCTGGTTCGGCACCCACTCCGCCGGGCCAGCGACGGTGGTCGAGCGCGGCCAGCGCGACAGGCCGCTCGCCGAGGTGGCCGGCGCGCTGCCTTACATGCTGAAGCTGCTCGCCGCCCGTGAACCGCTCTCCCTGCAGACCCATCCCACGGCGCAGCAGGCCGAGGCCGGCTTCGCGCGTGAGCAGTCCCAGGGCGTCCCCGTGAGCAGCGCGCACCGCATCTACAAAGACCCGTTCGCCAAGCCCGAACTGCTCTGCGCGCTGACCCCGTTCGAGGTGCTGTGCGGATTCCGGCCCCTGGACGAGATCCACGACCTGTTCGCCGCCCTAGGACCCGCGGCGGCCGAGCTCACCGGGCACTTCGCGGGCGGCGACACGGCGGCCGGGTTGCGCTGGCTGTTCGAGGACTGCGCCACCATCGAACCGGTCGTCGACGCCTGCCGCCGCAGCGACGATGCCGCGTGCAGGTGGGTGACGCGCCTCGCCGATCGCCATCCCGACGACCACGCCGCTCTCGCGCCGCTGCTGCTCAACCACCTCGTGCTCCAACCGGGCGAGGCCGTCTACCTCGGGCCGGGAAACCTCCACACCTACCTCCACGGCACCGGAGTCGAGGTGCTCGGCGCCTCCGACAACGTCGTGCGCGGCGGTCTGACCACCAAGCACGTCGACGTCCACGAGCTGCTCGAGATCGTCGACACGACGCCGCTGACCGACCCGATCGTGCGGCCGTCGGCCGTCACCACCGACCTGTGGCGCTACGGCACCGACAAAGCGGCCCCATTCATCGTCTACGCGCAGCACGTGCGCGGCGAGTCGGTGGTCCACGCCCGGGGCCGCGAGCTCGTGCTCTGCGCCCTCGGGCGCACCGACCTGCTCGGCCCCGGCCAGGTGTGCTTCCTCGCCCCCGGAGAAGAGCTGACGCTCGTCGGGACGGCGACGCTGTTCCGCGTCAGCGGTACCTGA
- the tsf gene encoding translation elongation factor Ts produces the protein MAFTAKDVQTLRQATGAGMMDCKKTLEETGGDMEAAKQLLREKGLAASAKRDDRENAQGVVALVVDGDVGAIVKLKCETDFVASSDQFKQEAEELAELVASKGTEAVSERASVLEDLKISLKEKIELGDVVRIAAAPGNVLGSYQHVQGGRGVNAVLVEVVGGNAELAHDIAVHIAFARPKYLTRDAVPAAEVEKERATLETITRNEGKPDAAVPKIVEGRLNGFFKDVALLEQPYAKDDKLSIAQVLGTASLAGFAQVEIG, from the coding sequence ATGGCTTTCACCGCGAAAGACGTCCAGACGCTGCGCCAGGCGACCGGCGCGGGGATGATGGACTGCAAGAAGACGTTGGAGGAGACCGGCGGCGACATGGAAGCTGCGAAGCAGCTCCTCCGGGAAAAGGGCCTCGCCGCGTCGGCCAAGCGCGACGACCGCGAGAACGCCCAGGGCGTCGTTGCGCTCGTCGTCGACGGCGACGTTGGTGCGATCGTGAAGCTGAAGTGCGAGACCGACTTCGTCGCCAGCTCGGACCAGTTCAAGCAAGAGGCCGAAGAGCTCGCCGAGCTCGTCGCGTCGAAGGGGACCGAGGCCGTTTCCGAGCGGGCGAGCGTCCTCGAAGATCTGAAGATCTCGCTGAAGGAGAAGATCGAGCTCGGCGACGTCGTGCGCATCGCTGCTGCGCCAGGCAACGTGCTCGGCTCCTACCAGCACGTGCAGGGTGGCCGCGGGGTCAACGCGGTGCTGGTCGAGGTGGTCGGTGGCAACGCAGAGCTCGCGCACGACATCGCCGTGCACATCGCGTTCGCCCGTCCGAAGTACCTCACGCGCGACGCGGTGCCGGCGGCCGAGGTGGAAAAGGAGCGGGCGACGCTCGAGACCATCACCCGCAACGAGGGCAAGCCCGACGCCGCGGTCCCGAAGATCGTCGAGGGTCGACTGAACGGCTTCTTCAAGGACGTCGCCCTACTCGAGCAGCCGTACGCAAAGGACGACAAGTTGTCCATCGCCCAGGTGCTCGGCACGGCGTCGCTCGCCGGCTTCGCCCAGGTCGAGATCGGCTGA
- the ispG gene encoding flavodoxin-dependent (E)-4-hydroxy-3-methylbut-2-enyl-diphosphate synthase, with protein sequence MRERRPTRQIHVGKVAVGGDAPVTVQSMTITKTADVEGTLQQIYALAAAGCDIVRCTCNETEAAVGLAQIVPRSPLPIVADIHHQYKMALAAMEAGVHGLRLNPGNIRRPEHVKAVAAEARDRGVPIRIGVNGGSLDPELYDKFGGKVTPEAMVESAMRELAYFQDVDFDLVKISVKASNVPLMVEAYRQLSEATDHPLHLGVTEAGPPPAGLVKATAGIATLLLEGIGDTIRYSLTADPVEEARAGRQLLEALGLRERKNVDLIACPSCGRAEIDVIDVAERAMKAFGERKLPLQVAVMGCVVNGPGEAREADLGIAAGSKRGHLFVKGRNVAVVPESEMVSALVEWAEFIHEHGTEAAIARADTARAEREAAKDRGDLLDAKGDDVNRARDKIVEIRKTVQG encoded by the coding sequence ATGCGCGAACGCCGTCCCACCCGCCAGATCCACGTCGGCAAGGTCGCCGTCGGAGGCGATGCCCCGGTCACGGTGCAATCGATGACGATCACGAAGACCGCCGACGTCGAAGGCACCCTCCAGCAGATCTATGCCCTGGCCGCCGCGGGCTGCGACATCGTGCGCTGCACCTGCAACGAGACCGAGGCAGCGGTTGGGCTGGCGCAGATCGTGCCCCGCTCGCCGCTGCCGATCGTGGCCGACATCCACCACCAGTACAAGATGGCGCTGGCGGCGATGGAGGCCGGCGTGCACGGGCTCCGCCTGAACCCGGGCAACATCCGCCGGCCCGAGCACGTGAAGGCCGTCGCCGCCGAGGCGCGCGACCGCGGGGTGCCGATCCGCATCGGGGTCAACGGCGGCTCGCTCGACCCCGAGCTGTACGACAAGTTCGGTGGCAAGGTGACGCCCGAGGCGATGGTCGAGTCCGCGATGCGTGAGCTCGCGTACTTCCAAGACGTCGACTTCGACCTGGTGAAGATCAGCGTCAAGGCCTCGAACGTGCCGCTGATGGTGGAGGCGTACCGCCAGCTGTCCGAGGCGACCGATCACCCGCTGCACCTCGGCGTCACCGAGGCCGGGCCGCCGCCGGCCGGTCTGGTGAAGGCCACCGCGGGGATCGCGACGCTGCTGCTCGAGGGCATCGGCGACACCATTCGCTACAGCCTCACCGCCGATCCGGTGGAAGAGGCCCGTGCCGGTCGCCAGCTGCTCGAGGCGCTCGGGCTGCGGGAGCGCAAGAACGTCGACCTGATCGCCTGCCCGTCGTGTGGGAGGGCCGAGATCGACGTCATCGACGTCGCCGAGCGCGCGATGAAGGCGTTCGGCGAGCGCAAGTTGCCGTTGCAGGTGGCGGTGATGGGTTGCGTGGTGAACGGTCCCGGCGAGGCGCGTGAGGCAGACCTCGGCATCGCCGCCGGGTCGAAGCGGGGGCATCTCTTCGTGAAGGGGCGCAACGTCGCCGTCGTGCCGGAGTCGGAGATGGTCTCGGCGCTCGTCGAATGGGCGGAGTTCATCCACGAACACGGGACCGAGGCCGCGATCGCCAGGGCCGACACCGCCCGCGCCGAGCGCGAGGCCGCGAAGGACCGCGGCGACCTGCTCGACGCGAAGGGCGACGACGTGAACCGGGCGCGGGACAAGATCGTGGAGATCCGCAAGACCGTGCAGGGCTGA